The nucleotide sequence GCTTCGGACGTCAGGAACACAACGACTGGGGGCTGGGCTTCGAGATCCGCGACCACAAGCAACCCCACTGGACCGGAGCGCGGAATTCGCCGGCGACGTATGGGCATTTCGGGCGCAGCGGCACCATGGTCTGGCTCGATCCGGCCGCCGGACTCGCGCTGGTGGCGCTGAGCGATCGGCCCTTCGACGAGTGGGCCGCGAACGCGTGGCCGGCGCTGTCGGACTCCGTCCTGGACGAATTCGGTCGTTGATCGGGCCGCTGTACTGAGAGCTCAGATGGCGCGGATGTCGTTCGGGCTGAAGCGCGGCCCGAACTTCTGCGGCGTCCGGCCGGACAGCTCGATCAGCCGCACGATGCGCGCCCGGTGTCCCCGCCACGGCGCCAGCAGTTCCAGCATCGTCTCGTCGGTGGTACGCACCGCACCGGCCAGCGCATAACCCACCAGGTTCTTCAGGTGAAAGTCCCCCACGCTGACGGCGTCCGGGTCGGCCCAGGCGCGCAGGGCGACCTCGGCCGCGGTCCACTCACCGACCCCGGGAACGACCCGAAGGCGTCGGGACGCCGAGGCCGGATCGCCGGACAGAGCCAGGGACACCGACTCCTCCAGACGGCGGGCGACCGTACCGGCGGCACGGATGCTCCGGTACCGCTGCGAGTCCACCCCGAGCCGGTGCCACTCCCACGTCGGGATCGCGAGCAGGTCCGAGGGCGCTGGCATCAACCACAGTTCCGGCGCGTCGGCCCGGGCGGCCGGTACCGGGGCCGGCTCACCGAACCGGCGCAACAGCCCGCGCCAGGCCCGCCACGCCTCACCCCCGGTCACCCGCTGCTCCAGGCAGCCGGGGACGAGGGCCTCGAGCACCAGGCGGGTTCCGGACAGGTGCACACCGGCCCTCGTCCGTCGGACCTCGGCCAGGTGCGGGACCCTGGTCAGGTCCAGCTCGGCCCAGGCCGCTCGCTCCGCCTCGGTCTCGCCCACCAGCAGAGGCAGCCCGTCGAGGGTCCAGTCGGCGCCGGGACCCCAGGCTCGGCCGGTGAGCACGCCGTCGCGCTGCGACAGGACCAGGGTCGCCGGACCGACCGGCGTCCGGCTCGCTCGCCACAGGCCGTCGAAGCGGACGACCATGCTCGGATCGGCAGAGCTACGCCGGTGCAGGCCCAGCGTGCGGGCAAGGTCCAGCGGGCCGGACAACGGGAGCCGACGCAGGAGCTCGGGCGTGCCGGTCATCGAGGCTCAGCGGTCCGCCGAGAACCGGACGCCGCC is from Jatrophihabitans telluris and encodes:
- a CDS encoding DNA-3-methyladenine glycosylase family protein; translated protein: MTGTPELLRRLPLSGPLDLARTLGLHRRSSADPSMVVRFDGLWRASRTPVGPATLVLSQRDGVLTGRAWGPGADWTLDGLPLLVGETEAERAAWAELDLTRVPHLAEVRRTRAGVHLSGTRLVLEALVPGCLEQRVTGGEAWRAWRGLLRRFGEPAPVPAARADAPELWLMPAPSDLLAIPTWEWHRLGVDSQRYRSIRAAGTVARRLEESVSLALSGDPASASRRLRVVPGVGEWTAAEVALRAWADPDAVSVGDFHLKNLVGYALAGAVRTTDETMLELLAPWRGHRARIVRLIELSGRTPQKFGPRFSPNDIRAI